A stretch of the Bacillus anthracis str. Vollum genome encodes the following:
- the miaB gene encoding tRNA (N6-isopentenyl adenosine(37)-C2)-methylthiotransferase MiaB, translating into MNEQQRLASQQVNSSTKKEEKDYSKYFESVYQPPSLKDAKKRGKEEVKIERDFGLPEEFRNFGTGRKFYIRTYGCQMNEHDTEVMAGIFTALGYEPTFSTEDADVVLLNTCAIRENAENKVFGELGHLKSLKRRNSDLLIGVCGCMSQEESVVNKIMQKNQHVDMVFGTHNIHRLPYILKDAMFSKETVVEVWSKEGDVIENLPKVRRGDIKAWVNIMYGCDKFCTYCIVPYTRGKERSRRPEDIIQEIRHLAANGYKEITLLGQNVNAYGKDFEDIEYGLGDLMDELRKVDIARIRFTTSHPRDFDDHLIEVLGKGGNLVEHIHLPVQSGSTEMLKIMARKYSREHYLELVRKIKEAIPNAVLTTDIIVGFPNETDEQFEETMSLYREVGFDTAFTFIYSPREGTPAAKMKDNVPMEVKKERLQRLNALVNKLAIEKNDRYKGQIVEVLVDGESKNNPEVLAGYTRTNKLVNFVAPKSLIGQLVKIKVTDAKTWSLNGELVEEPIEVE; encoded by the coding sequence ATGAACGAGCAACAACGATTAGCAAGTCAACAAGTGAATTCCTCTACGAAAAAAGAAGAGAAAGATTATAGCAAATACTTTGAAAGTGTATACCAACCACCTTCCTTAAAAGACGCGAAAAAACGAGGGAAAGAAGAAGTTAAAATTGAACGGGATTTTGGCTTGCCTGAAGAGTTTCGCAATTTTGGTACAGGAAGAAAGTTTTATATTCGTACATACGGTTGTCAAATGAATGAGCATGATACAGAAGTAATGGCGGGTATTTTCACTGCACTGGGATATGAACCAACCTTTTCAACTGAAGACGCAGATGTAGTATTATTAAATACTTGTGCCATTCGTGAAAATGCTGAAAATAAAGTGTTCGGTGAACTAGGTCATTTAAAGTCACTAAAACGAAGAAATTCGGACCTTTTAATTGGTGTATGTGGTTGTATGTCTCAAGAGGAATCTGTTGTAAATAAAATTATGCAAAAAAATCAGCATGTAGATATGGTGTTTGGAACGCATAATATTCATAGATTACCGTACATTCTAAAAGATGCAATGTTCTCGAAGGAGACGGTAGTTGAAGTTTGGTCCAAAGAAGGAGACGTAATTGAAAACCTTCCGAAAGTACGCCGTGGTGATATTAAAGCTTGGGTAAATATTATGTATGGCTGTGATAAGTTCTGTACATATTGTATCGTACCGTATACACGCGGAAAAGAGCGAAGCAGACGTCCAGAAGACATTATCCAAGAGATTCGTCATTTAGCTGCGAATGGTTATAAAGAAATTACGTTACTTGGACAGAACGTAAATGCATATGGTAAAGACTTTGAAGATATAGAATACGGTCTTGGCGATTTAATGGACGAACTCCGTAAAGTTGATATTGCCCGTATTCGTTTTACAACGAGCCATCCACGCGATTTCGATGATCACTTAATTGAAGTGCTTGGAAAAGGCGGAAACTTAGTAGAACATATTCACTTACCAGTTCAATCTGGAAGCACAGAAATGTTAAAAATTATGGCGCGTAAATATTCACGTGAGCATTATTTAGAGCTTGTAAGAAAAATTAAAGAAGCAATTCCAAACGCGGTATTAACAACTGATATTATCGTCGGTTTCCCGAATGAAACAGATGAGCAATTTGAAGAAACGATGTCGTTGTATCGTGAAGTAGGATTTGATACTGCCTTTACCTTTATTTATTCTCCGCGTGAAGGTACACCAGCTGCAAAAATGAAAGACAATGTACCGATGGAAGTAAAGAAAGAACGTCTTCAACGCTTAAATGCATTAGTAAATAAATTGGCAATTGAAAAGAATGATCGTTATAAAGGTCAAATTGTAGAAGTGTTAGTTGATGGGGAAAGTAAAAATAATCCAGAAGTACTTGCAGGTTATACTCGTACGAATAAACTTGTAAAC
- a CDS encoding 2-oxoacid:ferredoxin oxidoreductase subunit beta — translation MATFKDFRNSVKPNWCPGCGDFSVQAAIQRAAANVGLNPDELAVISGIGCSGRISGYINSYGVHSIHGRALPIAQGVKMANRDLTVIASGGDGDGFAIGMGHTIHSIRRNIDITYIVMDNQIYGLTKGQTSPRSEAGFKTKSTPQGSIEPSLNVMEMALTAGATFVAQSFSSDLKELTQIIEAGINHKGFSLINVFSPCVTYNKVNTYDWFKENLTKLSTVEGYDPSNRMMAMQTLMENNGLVTGLIYQNTAQPSYQELVKGYSEKPLVQSDLNMDQKMFDELVAEFM, via the coding sequence ATGGCAACATTTAAGGACTTTCGTAACAGTGTAAAACCAAACTGGTGCCCAGGTTGCGGAGACTTCTCGGTGCAAGCTGCAATTCAACGTGCGGCAGCTAACGTTGGCTTAAATCCAGATGAACTTGCTGTTATTTCTGGTATCGGCTGTTCAGGTCGTATTTCAGGTTATATTAATTCATATGGTGTGCATAGTATTCATGGTCGTGCCCTTCCAATTGCACAAGGTGTGAAAATGGCAAACCGTGATTTAACAGTTATCGCATCAGGTGGTGACGGTGATGGATTTGCGATTGGTATGGGACATACAATCCATTCTATTCGTCGTAACATTGACATTACGTACATCGTAATGGATAACCAAATTTACGGATTAACAAAAGGGCAAACTTCACCACGTAGTGAAGCTGGATTTAAAACGAAAAGTACACCACAAGGTTCTATTGAACCGTCATTAAATGTTATGGAAATGGCTTTAACAGCTGGTGCAACATTTGTGGCACAAAGCTTTTCAAGTGATTTAAAAGAATTAACACAAATTATTGAAGCTGGTATTAATCATAAAGGATTTTCATTAATTAACGTGTTCAGCCCATGTGTTACTTACAATAAAGTAAATACTTACGATTGGTTTAAAGAGAATTTAACAAAACTAAGTACAGTAGAAGGATATGATCCGTCTAATCGCATGATGGCTATGCAAACATTAATGGAAAATAACGGATTAGTAACAGGTTTAATTTATCAAAATACAGCGCAACCTTCATACCAAGAACTAGTAAAAGGCTATAGTGAGAAGCCTTTAGTGCAATCTGATTTAAATATGGATCAGAAAATGTTTGATGAGCTTGTTGCTGAATTTATGTAA
- a CDS encoding 2-oxoacid:acceptor oxidoreductase subunit alpha has translation MISQLSWKVGGQQGEGIESTGEIFCIALNRLGYYLYGYRHFSSRIKGGHTNNKIRVSTTEVRAISDDLDILIAFDQETIDFNFHELRPGGIVVADAKFNPTIPDNTDVNLYVIPFTDIASELGTSLMKNMVAVGASSAVLGLDETAYLDVVEEIFGRKGEQVVQKNMDAIKRGSQYMKELLGEKVNMMQLEKADGQKRMFMIGNDAIAFGAVAGGARFMSAYPITPASEIMEYLIKKLPKVGGTVIQTEDEIAACTMAIGANYAGVRTLTASAGPGLSLMMEAIGLAGITETPLVIVDTQRGGPSTGLPTKQEQSDLMAMIYGTHGEIPKIVMAPSTVEEAFYDIVEAFNLSEEYQVPVIFLTDLQLSLGKQTVEPLKLDKVEIRRGKLDLEAELPERENKAYFKRYEVTEDGVSPRVLPGMKNGVHHVTGVEHDETGKPSESALNRKDQMDKRFRKMENLKFNTPVYKNVKHEEADVLLVGFNSTRGAIEEAMERLEQEGMKVNHAHVRLIHPFPTAEIDPLVKKAKRVVVVENNATGQLANIMKMNLGNGEKISSLLKYDGNPFLPKEIYNECKKGVVLNGNI, from the coding sequence ATGATTAGTCAACTTTCATGGAAAGTTGGAGGCCAACAAGGTGAAGGAATTGAAAGTACAGGAGAAATCTTCTGTATTGCATTAAACCGATTAGGATATTACCTATACGGTTACCGCCACTTCTCATCACGTATTAAAGGCGGCCATACAAATAATAAAATTCGTGTAAGTACAACAGAAGTACGCGCGATCTCAGATGATTTAGATATTTTAATTGCTTTTGATCAAGAAACAATTGATTTTAACTTCCACGAACTACGTCCGGGCGGGATTGTAGTTGCAGATGCGAAATTTAATCCGACAATACCTGACAATACAGATGTAAATCTATATGTGATACCGTTTACAGATATTGCTTCAGAATTAGGCACATCGTTAATGAAAAACATGGTTGCTGTTGGAGCATCAAGTGCGGTATTAGGATTAGATGAAACAGCTTATTTAGATGTTGTTGAAGAGATCTTTGGTCGTAAAGGAGAGCAAGTTGTTCAAAAGAATATGGACGCAATTAAGCGCGGCTCTCAATATATGAAAGAGTTACTAGGTGAGAAAGTAAACATGATGCAGCTTGAAAAAGCTGATGGTCAGAAGCGCATGTTTATGATTGGGAACGATGCGATCGCATTTGGTGCAGTAGCTGGTGGTGCTCGCTTTATGTCTGCATATCCAATTACACCTGCATCTGAAATTATGGAATACTTAATTAAAAAATTGCCAAAAGTCGGCGGAACAGTAATCCAAACTGAGGATGAAATTGCAGCTTGTACAATGGCAATCGGTGCAAACTATGCTGGTGTTCGTACATTAACTGCATCTGCTGGTCCAGGTCTATCTTTAATGATGGAAGCGATTGGTTTAGCAGGTATTACAGAAACGCCATTAGTAATTGTTGATACACAACGTGGTGGTCCAAGTACAGGATTACCAACGAAACAAGAGCAGTCTGATTTAATGGCAATGATTTACGGTACGCACGGTGAAATTCCAAAAATCGTAATGGCGCCAAGTACAGTTGAAGAAGCATTCTATGATATTGTAGAAGCGTTTAACTTATCTGAAGAATATCAAGTACCTGTTATTTTCTTAACAGATTTACAGCTTTCTTTAGGGAAACAGACAGTAGAACCACTTAAGTTAGATAAAGTGGAAATTCGTCGTGGTAAGCTTGATTTAGAAGCGGAATTACCAGAACGTGAAAATAAAGCATACTTCAAGCGTTATGAAGTAACAGAAGATGGCGTTTCACCACGTGTTTTACCTGGTATGAAAAATGGTGTTCACCATGTTACAGGTGTAGAACATGATGAAACTGGTAAACCATCTGAATCAGCATTAAACCGTAAAGATCAAATGGACAAACGTTTCCGTAAAATGGAGAACTTGAAGTTTAATACCCCTGTTTATAAAAATGTTAAGCATGAAGAAGCAGACGTATTGCTTGTTGGATTTAACTCAACTCGTGGTGCGATCGAAGAAGCGATGGAGCGCTTAGAACAAGAGGGTATGAAAGTAAACCATGCTCATGTGCGTTTAATTCACCCGTTCCCAACAGCTGAAATCGATCCACTTGTGAAAAAAGCGAAGCGTGTTGTAGTGGTAGAAAACAATGCAACAGGTCAACTTGCTAACATTATGAAAATGAATCTTGGAAACGGTGAGAAAATTTCTAGTCTTTTAAAATATGATGGAAACCCATTCTTGCCGAAAGAGATTTACAACGAATGCAAAAAAGGGGTTGTATTAAATGGCAACATTTAA
- a CDS encoding dipeptidase has product MKIFDAHCDVLLQLWSAQGKKDFKHDPQLHITFEQLKRRKESIQCFAIYVPETVAYENRFEVSLQMVDIFYNEILSLPGVKFIQTKDDINMLKQDEIGAILTLEGCEAIGKDAMKLRLLYRLGVRSFGLTWNYANLLADGALETRGAGLTTSGKHVVQELNALHVWTDVSHLNERSFWDVIEIAKNPIASHSNCMKLCQHPRNLNDEQLKALIKRNGMIGVTFVPQFLTNEKQANVADIIRHIEYICSLGGENNIGFGSDFDGILETVVNVSAYRDYENVVNELCKHYAASTVERFLYDNFVEHISF; this is encoded by the coding sequence ATGAAAATTTTTGATGCTCATTGTGATGTGCTTCTTCAGTTATGGAGTGCACAAGGGAAAAAGGATTTTAAACATGATCCGCAATTACATATTACATTTGAACAGTTAAAGAGAAGAAAAGAAAGTATACAATGTTTTGCTATATATGTGCCAGAAACAGTGGCATATGAAAACCGATTTGAAGTATCATTGCAAATGGTAGATATTTTTTATAATGAAATTTTATCCCTCCCGGGTGTGAAGTTTATTCAGACAAAAGATGATATTAACATGTTAAAACAGGACGAGATTGGGGCGATATTGACACTAGAAGGATGCGAAGCAATTGGAAAAGATGCAATGAAATTACGGTTGTTGTATCGTCTAGGAGTACGTTCTTTTGGACTAACATGGAATTATGCTAATCTATTAGCTGATGGTGCGTTAGAGACACGTGGGGCGGGTTTAACGACTTCTGGTAAACATGTTGTACAAGAACTGAATGCGTTACATGTATGGACTGATGTGTCTCATCTGAATGAAAGAAGTTTTTGGGATGTGATAGAAATTGCAAAAAATCCGATTGCTTCCCACTCAAATTGTATGAAACTTTGCCAGCACCCACGTAATTTAAACGATGAACAACTTAAAGCTCTTATAAAGCGAAATGGCATGATCGGTGTCACTTTTGTACCACAGTTTCTAACAAATGAAAAACAAGCGAATGTAGCAGATATAATAAGACATATCGAATATATTTGTTCATTAGGTGGAGAGAATAATATAGGGTTTGGTTCAGATTTTGATGGGATATTAGAAACAGTTGTAAATGTATCAGCGTATCGAGATTATGAAAATGTAGTGAATGAGCTTTGTAAACACTATGCTGCATCTACTGTAGAGCGATTTTTATATGATAATTTTGTTGAACATATAAGCTTTTAA
- the spoVS gene encoding stage V sporulation protein SpoVS — translation MEILKVKATSVPNSVAGALAGVIRERGTAEIQAIGAGALNQAVKAVAIARGFVAPSGLDLICIPAFTDIMIDGEERTAIKLIVEPR, via the coding sequence ATGGAAATATTAAAAGTTAAAGCAACGTCGGTCCCTAATTCTGTAGCTGGTGCACTTGCAGGTGTTATTCGCGAACGCGGAACAGCAGAAATTCAAGCCATTGGTGCAGGTGCATTGAACCAAGCGGTAAAGGCAGTAGCAATTGCAAGAGGATTTGTAGCGCCTAGTGGTTTGGACCTGATTTGTATCCCAGCGTTTACGGATATTATGATTGATGGGGAAGAACGTACAGCAATAAAATTAATTGTAGAACCTCGTTAA
- a CDS encoding TIGR00282 family metallophosphoesterase yields the protein MRILFVGDVVGSPGRGMIQQYVPALKKKYTPTVTIINGENAAGGRGITEKIYRNFLECGAQAVTLGNHAWDNREVFEFIDDAKYLARPANFPEGTLGKGLIFVNCNGTEVAVINLQGRTFLPPIDCPFRKVDELIDIAKKRTNIIFVDFHAETTSEKQALGWYVDGRATAVVGTHTHVPTADNRILPSGTAYITDVGMTGPYDGILGMDREAVLKKFLTNLPVRFEVTNGRTQLSAVLIDVDPNTGKAKKIERILINDDQPFFE from the coding sequence ATGAGAATATTATTTGTTGGAGATGTAGTAGGATCTCCTGGTAGAGGTATGATTCAACAATACGTACCGGCACTAAAGAAAAAATATACACCTACAGTAACCATTATTAATGGAGAAAATGCAGCAGGTGGACGTGGAATTACGGAAAAAATATACCGAAACTTTTTAGAATGCGGAGCACAAGCGGTTACACTAGGAAATCACGCTTGGGATAACCGTGAAGTATTTGAATTTATTGATGATGCAAAATATCTTGCAAGACCAGCTAACTTCCCAGAAGGAACTCTAGGAAAAGGGCTTATTTTTGTGAACTGTAATGGAACAGAAGTTGCAGTTATTAACTTACAAGGACGTACATTCCTTCCTCCAATTGATTGTCCATTCCGTAAAGTGGATGAATTAATTGACATTGCGAAAAAACGTACGAATATTATCTTTGTTGATTTCCATGCGGAAACGACAAGTGAAAAACAAGCGTTAGGTTGGTATGTAGATGGTCGTGCTACAGCGGTAGTAGGTACACATACGCATGTTCCTACAGCAGATAATCGCATTTTACCGAGCGGAACGGCATATATCACAGATGTTGGTATGACAGGACCGTACGATGGAATTTTAGGTATGGACCGAGAAGCAGTATTGAAGAAGTTTTTAACAAACTTACCAGTGCGATTTGAAGTGACAAATGGTAGAACACAATTAAGTGCAGTGCTAATTGATGTGGATCCTAATACAGGAAAAGCTAAGAAAATTGAGCGTATCTTAATTAATGATGATCAGCCATTTTTTGAGTAA
- the rny gene encoding ribonuclease Y: MSSTVWILISILLATVGAVVGFFVRKSIAEAKINGAANEAKRILDEANREAEALKKEALLEAKDEIHTLRTEAELEIRDRRSELQKQENRLMQKEENLDRKDETLDKRELQLEKKEDSLVARQQQIEELESKVGELVQKQQTELERISNLTREQAKAIILGKVESEVSHEIAVMVKESEVRAKEEADKKAKEILSLAMQRCAADHVAETTVSVVNLPNDEMKGRIIGREGRNIRTLETLTGIDLIIDDTPEAVILSGFDPIRRETARIALDKLVQDGRIHPARIEEMVEKSRREVDEYIREVGEQTTFEVGVHGLHPDLIKILGRLKYRTSYGQNVLKHSMEVAYLTGLMAAELGEDEKLARRAGLLHDIGKAIDHEVEGSHVEIGVELATKYKEHPVVINSIASHHGDTEPTSIIAVLVAAADALSAARPGARSETLENYIRRLEKLEEISESYEGVEKSFAIQAGREVRILVKPDTIDDLEAHRLARDIRKRIENELDYPGHIKVTVIRETRAVEYAK; encoded by the coding sequence ATGAGTAGTACAGTTTGGATACTCATCTCCATTTTGCTTGCAACAGTCGGTGCAGTTGTTGGCTTTTTTGTTCGAAAGTCTATTGCTGAAGCGAAGATTAATGGTGCAGCTAATGAAGCGAAACGTATTCTAGACGAAGCGAATCGTGAGGCTGAAGCACTTAAGAAAGAAGCGCTATTAGAAGCAAAGGATGAAATTCATACACTTCGTACAGAAGCTGAATTAGAAATTCGTGACCGTAGAAGCGAATTACAAAAACAAGAAAATCGTTTAATGCAAAAAGAAGAGAACCTTGATCGTAAAGACGAAACGCTCGATAAACGCGAGCTACAGTTAGAAAAGAAAGAGGATTCTCTTGTAGCGAGACAACAACAGATTGAAGAGTTGGAAAGCAAAGTGGGAGAGTTAGTTCAAAAGCAACAAACAGAATTAGAGCGCATTTCCAATCTGACACGCGAACAAGCGAAAGCAATTATTCTTGGTAAAGTAGAAAGTGAAGTTTCTCATGAAATTGCCGTAATGGTAAAAGAAAGTGAAGTTCGTGCGAAAGAAGAAGCAGATAAGAAAGCAAAAGAGATTTTATCTCTTGCAATGCAGAGATGTGCAGCTGATCATGTTGCTGAAACAACCGTTTCGGTTGTAAATCTTCCAAATGACGAAATGAAGGGACGTATTATCGGACGTGAAGGTCGAAATATTCGTACGTTAGAAACGTTAACAGGTATTGACCTAATTATCGATGATACACCAGAAGCGGTTATCCTTTCTGGATTCGACCCAATTCGTCGTGAAACAGCTCGTATCGCTCTTGATAAACTAGTACAGGACGGACGTATTCACCCAGCGCGTATTGAAGAGATGGTCGAAAAATCAAGACGTGAAGTGGACGAGTATATTCGTGAAGTCGGAGAGCAAACAACGTTTGAAGTGGGTGTTCACGGTTTACATCCAGATTTAATTAAGATTTTAGGTCGTTTAAAATACCGTACAAGTTACGGACAAAACGTCTTAAAACACTCTATGGAAGTTGCATATTTAACTGGACTTATGGCAGCAGAGCTTGGTGAGGATGAAAAACTAGCAAGACGTGCTGGTCTATTACATGATATCGGTAAAGCGATTGACCATGAAGTAGAAGGTAGCCACGTTGAAATTGGTGTTGAACTCGCAACGAAATATAAAGAGCATCCTGTAGTTATAAACAGTATTGCATCTCACCATGGGGACACAGAACCAACTTCTATCATTGCAGTTTTAGTTGCAGCAGCAGATGCATTATCAGCTGCAAGACCTGGAGCTCGTAGTGAAACACTTGAGAACTATATTCGTCGTCTTGAAAAGTTAGAAGAGATTTCAGAGTCTTATGAAGGCGTAGAAAAATCTTTCGCAATTCAAGCAGGACGAGAAGTTCGTATTTTGGTAAAACCAGATACAATTGATGATTTAGAAGCTCATCGTTTAGCTCGTGATATTCGAAAACGTATTGAAAATGAACTGGATTACCCAGGACATATTAAAGTAACTGTTATTCGTGAAACACGTGCAGTGGAATACGCAAAATAA
- the cinA gene encoding competence/damage-inducible protein CinA, producing MNAEIIAVGTELLLGQIANTNAQFLSEKLASIGINVYYHTVVGDNNKRLQQAIEVAEERADMLIFTGGLGPTKDDLTKETIASSLAEELVYDEKALASISDYFKRTGREFTENNKKQALVLDGATVFANDHGMAPGMGLNKNGKVYILLPGPPKEMKPMYVSYVEPFLRNFTTGENIYSRVLRFFGIGESQLEVKVQDLIDGQTNPTIAPLANDGEVTLRLTAKHQNVDEAEKLIQHVEDLILERVGGFFYGYDQEFLHDKAIVLLKKKGLTLACAESLTGGLFGNQVTESAGVSSVFKGGVICYHNDVKQHVLHVPEEVLFTDGAVSKECARYLAENVKELLEADIGISFTGVAGPDASEHKEPGTVFVGLAIKDEPTVVFPLNLSGSRQQIRERSAKYGFYHLYKKLEEI from the coding sequence ATGAATGCGGAGATTATTGCGGTTGGAACGGAATTATTACTTGGACAAATTGCAAATACAAATGCCCAGTTTTTATCTGAAAAGTTAGCTTCAATTGGAATTAACGTGTACTACCATACTGTAGTTGGGGATAATAACAAGCGACTGCAGCAGGCGATTGAAGTTGCAGAGGAACGTGCGGATATGCTCATTTTCACAGGTGGATTAGGACCGACGAAAGATGATTTAACGAAGGAAACAATAGCGTCTAGCTTAGCGGAAGAGCTTGTATATGATGAAAAGGCATTAGCATCAATAAGCGATTACTTTAAGCGAACAGGTCGAGAGTTCACGGAGAATAATAAAAAGCAGGCGCTCGTTTTGGATGGAGCAACTGTATTTGCAAATGATCACGGTATGGCACCTGGTATGGGATTAAATAAGAACGGAAAAGTTTATATTTTATTACCAGGACCACCGAAAGAAATGAAGCCAATGTATGTAAGTTATGTGGAGCCTTTTTTACGTAACTTTACAACAGGAGAAAACATTTATTCTCGCGTGCTTCGCTTTTTCGGAATTGGGGAATCTCAATTAGAGGTGAAAGTTCAAGATTTAATTGATGGACAAACGAATCCGACAATTGCCCCGCTTGCGAATGATGGAGAAGTGACATTACGTTTAACTGCTAAACATCAAAATGTTGATGAAGCAGAGAAACTCATTCAGCATGTGGAAGATTTGATTTTAGAAAGAGTAGGAGGATTTTTCTACGGGTATGACCAAGAGTTTCTGCATGATAAGGCGATAGTGTTATTGAAGAAAAAAGGATTAACTTTAGCGTGTGCGGAAAGTTTAACAGGTGGTCTCTTCGGTAATCAAGTAACAGAAAGTGCTGGTGTGTCTTCCGTATTTAAAGGTGGTGTCATTTGTTATCATAATGACGTGAAGCAGCATGTTTTACATGTACCTGAGGAAGTGTTGTTTACTGACGGTGCAGTTAGTAAAGAATGTGCTCGTTATCTTGCTGAAAATGTTAAAGAATTATTAGAAGCGGATATCGGGATTAGTTTCACTGGGGTAGCAGGACCGGATGCTTCAGAACATAAAGAACCGGGAACAGTATTTGTTGGATTGGCGATTAAAGATGAACCAACTGTAGTCTTTCCTCTTAATTTAAGTGGAAGTCGCCAACAAATTAGAGAACGCTCAGCAAAATATGGATTTTATCATTTATATAAAAAGCTAGAAGAAATATAA
- the pgsA gene encoding CDP-diacylglycerol--glycerol-3-phosphate 3-phosphatidyltransferase — MNLPNKITISRIFLIPIFMVIMLAPFDWGSYTIGDVDLPIQHLVGALIFIVASATDWIDGHYARKYNLVTNLGKFLDPLADKLLVSAALITLVEMQYVPAWIVIIIISREFAVTGLRLVLAGTGEVVAANQLGKIKTWTQIIAIAAYLLHDVPLNLIHIPVADIFIWIALIFTVISGWDYFWKNRAAFVNSK, encoded by the coding sequence GTGAATTTACCAAATAAAATTACAATATCTAGAATCTTCTTAATTCCAATTTTTATGGTAATTATGTTAGCACCCTTTGATTGGGGTTCATACACAATTGGTGATGTTGATTTACCAATTCAACATTTAGTAGGAGCACTTATCTTTATTGTTGCTTCGGCTACAGATTGGATTGATGGACATTACGCAAGAAAGTATAATCTTGTAACGAATTTAGGGAAGTTTCTTGATCCATTAGCTGATAAATTACTTGTTTCAGCTGCACTTATCACGTTAGTGGAGATGCAATACGTACCAGCTTGGATCGTTATTATCATTATAAGCCGTGAGTTTGCGGTAACTGGTTTACGTCTTGTACTCGCTGGAACAGGAGAGGTAGTTGCGGCAAATCAGCTAGGAAAAATTAAGACATGGACACAAATTATCGCGATTGCAGCATATTTATTACACGATGTACCTTTAAACTTAATCCATATTCCGGTAGCTGACATCTTTATATGGATTGCATTAATTTTTACTGTTATTTCAGGATGGGATTATTTCTGGAAAAATAGAGCTGCTTTTGTAAACTCAAAATAG
- a CDS encoding helix-turn-helix domain-containing protein, whose translation MTELGQKLKEARGTKGLSIDQLHEITKIQKRHLVAIEEGNYDVLPGAFYARAFIKQYADAVGLNGEELLVEYQSTIPQSEKRDVPQVSTGQKTQETMQKSSSWPIADHMPKILVALLVIAVGVVIWFVFQALTGKDDEKVPNTQSEKIEVKKAENSPLDTKKDEVKAEEPKKEEPKKEEPKKEEQPAQPTGQQEVKVVGTTGKVSTLEIHNNKTLELEISGKGASYVDVKDDAGNEVLNTTIQDGQTEKRDLSTAKEVRLNIGNATNVEVKLNGQVVAYPLDPEKELHQRLVIKNQGIEQPAQ comes from the coding sequence GTGACAGAATTAGGACAAAAGCTGAAAGAAGCAAGAGGAACGAAAGGCTTGTCTATTGATCAGCTGCATGAGATTACAAAAATTCAAAAACGCCATTTAGTAGCGATTGAAGAAGGCAATTATGATGTATTGCCAGGAGCTTTTTATGCGCGTGCATTCATTAAACAATACGCAGATGCGGTTGGATTAAATGGAGAGGAACTACTTGTAGAATATCAGAGTACGATACCACAATCTGAAAAACGTGACGTTCCACAAGTATCAACAGGACAAAAAACGCAAGAAACAATGCAAAAATCTTCATCATGGCCAATTGCAGATCACATGCCGAAAATTTTAGTTGCGCTGTTAGTAATCGCAGTTGGAGTGGTAATTTGGTTTGTTTTTCAAGCGTTAACTGGAAAAGATGATGAGAAAGTTCCGAATACTCAAAGTGAGAAAATTGAAGTTAAAAAAGCGGAAAACTCTCCGTTAGATACGAAGAAAGATGAAGTGAAAGCGGAAGAGCCGAAAAAAGAGGAACCAAAGAAAGAAGAACCGAAGAAAGAGGAACAACCAGCACAGCCAACTGGACAACAAGAAGTGAAAGTAGTTGGGACAACTGGTAAAGTATCTACTTTGGAAATTCATAATAATAAAACATTAGAACTGGAAATATCGGGTAAGGGTGCGAGTTATGTAGATGTTAAAGATGATGCGGGTAACGAAGTTTTAAACACTACAATACAAGATGGTCAAACAGAAAAACGAGATTTATCAACAGCAAAAGAAGTGCGACTTAATATTGGAAATGCAACGAATGTTGAAGTTAAACTGAATGGCCAAGTGGTCGCTTATCCATTGGATCCAGAAAAAGAACTTCACCAAAGATTGGTGATAAAAAACCAAGGGATAGAGCAACCTGCACAATAA